GAGAACGATATGACATCTGCTAAAGAATATATCCAAAGCGTGTTTGAAACTGTAAAAGCTCGTAACGGGCATGAGGCTGAATTTCTCCAGGCGGTTGAAGAATTCTTCAGCACTTTGGAGCCTGTCTTTGAAAAACACCCTGAGTATATTGAAGAAAATATCTTGGCACGTATCACTGAGCCAGAGCGAGTAATTTCTTTCCGTGTTCCTTGGGTTGACCGTGATGGGAAAGTTCAAGTTAACCGTGGTTACCGTGTTCAATTCAACTCAGCTGTTGGACCATACAAAGGCGGACTTCGTTTCCACCCAACTGTTAACCAAGGAATCTTGAAATTCCTCGGATTCGAACAAATCTTTAAAAACGTTTTGACTGGACTACCAATCGGTGGAGGTAAAGGTGGATCAGACTTCGATCCTAAAGGCAAAACTGATGCTGAAGTGATGCGCTTCTGCCAAAGCTTCATGACCGAATTACAAAAATACATCGGACCATCTCTTGACGTACCTGCTGGTGATATCGGTGTTGGTGGACGTGAGATTGGTTACCTCTACGGTCAATACAAACGCCTCAACCAATTTGATGCTGGTGTCTTGACTGGTAAACCTCTTGGTTTCGGTGGTAGCTTGATTCGTCCAGAAGCAACAGGTTACGGTTTGGTTTACTATACTGAAGAAATGCTTAAAGCAAACAGCAACAGCTTTGCTGGTAAGAAAGTCGTGATTTCAGGTTCTGGTAATGTAGCCCAATACGCACTTCAAAAAGCGACTGAACTTGGTGCAACTGTTATCTCTGTATCTGACTCAAATGGCTATGTCATCGACGAAAATGGTATCGATTTTGACCTTCTTACAGATGTTAAAGAAAAACGTCGTGCTCGTCTGACTGAATACGCAGCAGAAAAACCAACTGCTACTTACCACGAAGGTTCTGTATGGACTTACGCTGGCAACTATGATATCGCCCTTCCATGTGCAACTCAAAATGAGATCAACGGTGAAGCTGCGAAACGCTTGGTTGCTCAAGGAGTTATCTGTGTCTCTGAAGGAGCTAACATGCCTAGCGACCTTGAAGCTATCAAAGTTTACAAAGAAAATGGAATCCTTTACGGACCTGCCAAAGCGGCCAATGCTGGTGGTGTTGCTGTATCAGCTCTTGAAATGAGCCAAAACAGTCTTCGACTTTCATGGACTCGTGAAGAAGTTGATGGACGTCTCAAAGACATCATGACCAACATCTTCAACACAGCTAAAACAACTGCTGAAACATATGGTCTTGGTACTGATTACCTTGCAGGTGCTAATATCGCAGCCTTTGAAAACGTAGCAAATGCTATGATTGCCCAAGGTCTGGTTTAATTTTTAGAAAGCATATAACTCCTCACATCCCATGTGAGGAGTTTTTCTTATTCACAGAAAAATACCTATCCAAATGGATAGGTATTAAATGATTACAATTTACTTGCTACGGCATCCAACAATTCTTGGATCTTCGCTTGGTTGCTTCCTCCTGCCATGGCCATGTCTGGTTTACCACCACCACGTCCATCAACGATTGGAGCTAATTCTTTAACCAAGTTACCTGCGTGGATGTCTTTTGTCTTGCTGGCTACAAGGACATTCACTTTATCACCGATGGCTGCGACAAGAACAAGCACATCAGAGTAGTCTTTTTGTTTCCAGTTATCCGCAAAGGTACGAAGGGCACCTGCATCTGAAACAGAGACTTGGCTCGCAATGTAACGGTGTCCGTTTGCTTCTTGAACATTCTTGAAGACATCACCTGCTGCCGCTGCTGCCGCTTTTTCCTTCAATTCTGCATTTTCTTTTTGTAATTGACGGAGTTGCTCTTGAAGGCCTTCAACCTTGTGAGGAACCTCCTTGAGTTGAGGTGCTTTCAAGGTTGCTGCAACTGCTTTCAGCGCATCTTCTTGTTCACGATAGGCTTCAAAGGCTTCTTTACCAGTCACTGCCAAGATACGACGAGTTCCTGAACCAATCCCTTCTTCTTTGACAATCTTGAAGAGACCAATCTCAGAAGTATTGCCAACGTGGGTACCACCACAAAGCTCGACCGAGTAGTCACCGATGGTCACAACGCGGACTTCTTTACCATATTTCTCACCAAAGAGGGCCATAGCTCCCATTTCTTTAGCTGTATCAATGTCTGTCTCAACTGTTTCCACTGCGATTGCTTCCCAGATCTTTTCATTGACTTGTTGTTCAATGGCGCGCAATTCTTCAGGAGTTACCGCTTGGAAGTGAGTGAAGTCAAAGCGAAGGAATTCTACTTCGTTAAGAGATCCTGCTTGAGTTGCATGGTGGCCAAGGATATTGTGAAGAGCGGCATGGAGCAAGTGAGTTGCTGTGTGATTCTTCATAACACGAAGACGACGGTTCGTATCGATTGTTAACGTGTATTCTTGGTTCAAAATAAGTGGAGCGAGGACTTCAACAGTATGAAGTGCTTGTCCATTTGGTGCTTTTTGAACGTTTGTCACAGTAGCTACGACATTTCCAGTAGCATCCAAAATTTGACCGTGGTCAGCTACTTGTCCACCCATTTCAGCGTAGAAAGGAGTTTCTGCAAAGATCAGAGATGCAGTTCCTTCTGAAACTGCTTCTACTTCAGCATTGTCCGCCACGATAGCTACTAATTTTGAAGGCAATTGACTAGCATTGTAGTTAAAGACACTCTCAACAGTAATGTTTTGAAGGGTTTCGTTTTGCATC
The window above is part of the Streptococcus sp. Marseille-Q6470 genome. Proteins encoded here:
- the gdhA gene encoding NADP-specific glutamate dehydrogenase; protein product: MTSAKEYIQSVFETVKARNGHEAEFLQAVEEFFSTLEPVFEKHPEYIEENILARITEPERVISFRVPWVDRDGKVQVNRGYRVQFNSAVGPYKGGLRFHPTVNQGILKFLGFEQIFKNVLTGLPIGGGKGGSDFDPKGKTDAEVMRFCQSFMTELQKYIGPSLDVPAGDIGVGGREIGYLYGQYKRLNQFDAGVLTGKPLGFGGSLIRPEATGYGLVYYTEEMLKANSNSFAGKKVVISGSGNVAQYALQKATELGATVISVSDSNGYVIDENGIDFDLLTDVKEKRRARLTEYAAEKPTATYHEGSVWTYAGNYDIALPCATQNEINGEAAKRLVAQGVICVSEGANMPSDLEAIKVYKENGILYGPAKAANAGGVAVSALEMSQNSLRLSWTREEVDGRLKDIMTNIFNTAKTTAETYGLGTDYLAGANIAAFENVANAMIAQGLV